The DNA region CATCACTCCGTATGCGAAGTCTGGAACGACGTGGGTCCAACAGATTGTTTACGGGTTGCGCACACGTGGTGATATGGATTTCGATGAGATTACCTCGGTGATTCCATGGATCGAGATGGCCCACGATCTGGGGATGGATCTCAACCAACCGCAAAAAGGACAGCCGCGTGCGTTCAAGAGCCATTTGAGTTGGGACTTGGTACCGAAAGGCGCTCGTTACATCTATGTTATTCGCGACCCCAAAGATGTTGTCGTCTCTATGTATCACTTCATGGCAGGGTGGTGGTTCGAGACGGGAGCGATTCCCTTGACGACCTTCGCTCGCGAACAGTTTCTCCAACCTAAAAGTCCGATGGCCTACTGGGCGCATGTCCGCTCGTGGTGGCCACATCGTCATGACCCAAACGTGCTGTTCTTGTGCTATGAAGACATGCAAGCGGACTTGTCAGCCACTGTAGAACGTATTGCGACATTTATTGGGTGTCCGTTAGATGATGACCTGAGAACTATCGTCATTCATCAATCCTCGCTTCCGTTTATGCAGGCGAACCAACGGCATTTCGATGATCATCTGATTCGAGCAAAACGCGATGCGATCTGTGGGTTACCGCCTGGGGGTGACTCGTCCAAGGTGCGCACTGGTAACGTTGGAGACCACGCTCGAGAACTACCGCGCGAGGAAAGTCTGGAATTCGATCGTGTCTGGCGAGAAGAAATCGAAGCAACTTTGGGATTCCCGTCCTATGCAGCAATGCGTACTGCGCTCAGTGACACGCGAAGGTAGTAACTGTGCGAGAACCCCCAATGATACAGGGAGGAACATACAATGGCAGAACATTGGCGAGAGGTAGCAAAGCGAGTACGTAACTGGGGGAAATGGGGACCGAACGACCAGTTAGGTACATTGAATTACATTACACCGGAAGTTGTGACCCGGGCTGCAAAATTGGTGCGCAAGGGGCGCACGATTCCACTCAGTATCCCAATTGATGCATATGGACCACAAGGTGCGCACGGCTTCCGCCGCAATCCGATTCACATCATGTCGGTAGATGGTGGTGACGAAAATGCTGCGCGTGCACTCGAAGGGTGGGGGGGAAGTACCGAAGCGCAAATTCGTGAGTTCTGGAAAGGACCGATGCGCTTTAATGACGATTACATCATCATGCCTTTGCAAGGGAGCACGCAGTGGGATGCGTTGTCCCACGTTTACTATGATGGCCAGCTCTACAACGGCTATCCGGCATCAGCGGTGAACAGTTTCGGCGCGACGAAAGACAGCATCGATCAAGTGGCCGGGCAAGGATTGATCACTACACGTGGGGTGTTGTTAGATGTGGCGCATCACCGCCGCATGAAATACCTGCCGGGCAACACGGTTATCTCGCCAGAAGATCTTGAAGAGGTGGCGAAAGCAGAAGGTGTGACCGTCGATCCGGGCGATGTGGTCGTCGTACGAACGGGGTGGCGTGTCAATTTTCTCGAAACTCGGAATGGCGAAGAATGGGCTGTCAACTCACCTGGTCTAAGTTGGCGTTGCGCTGAATGGTTGCATAATAAGCAAGCCGCGGCAGTCGCGAGTGATAATATCGCTGTAGAAGTGTTCCGTTCAGAGCTAGAGGATGCGCTGGTGTTTCATCTGCTCACCATCCGTGACATGGGAATGATGTTGGGCGAGATTTGGGATTTAGAGGTGCTCAGCCACGATTGTGCCCAGGATGGCGCGTACACATTTCTGCTGGCTGCCCAACCGTTGCGCTTCTCTGGAGCTGTGGGCTCTCCGGTGAATCCAGTGGCGATTAAGTAAGCGGGCACCGATATGCGTTCTTATCGCTGCGCAGTACGCCACCCTGGTGGTGTTGTTGCTGCGCAGCGAAAGCCAGTCACCGGACTTCCCGCAAACGTCGGCGGGATGAATTGCTCACGTAACCAGGTGGTCGGGACTGTCTGCGGTACATCCCAACCCCCTCCACGAATCACTTTCGTCGTACCGGTTGCTGGGCCGGTAGGATTTCGTGCCGGTGATGAAGCGTAGTAATCGGGCTCATACCAATCCGCCACCCATTCCCACACATTGCCAGCCATATCGAGTACTCCGTATGGACTGGCACCGAGAGGATACGATCCCACAGCTGCCGGGCGTGCGGCATCGAGTCCAGCACTGATCGTTCGCTGCCATCTGGTCCAGGATTCAAAATCAGCGAGGGACTTTCCTGCGATTGTATCAGCGGTATGGAGCCGCGTGGCGTCCCAATCATTACCCCACGGATAGCTACGCCCATCTGTTCCACGGGCAGCCTTCTCCCACTCAGCTTCGGTTGGCAAACGCTTGCCTCGCCAGGTACAAAATGCCTGGGCGTCATACCAGGACACACCAACGACAGGTTGGGTTGAGTCAGTAAGCTGGCGGGGATCATTCCAGAAGGTTGGAGGTCGACGAGCCGTTGCCTCCACAAAGGCGCGATATGCCTGATTTGTCACTTCGTGTTTGTCGATATAAAACGTATCAAGATCGACCGTATGTCGTGGCCCCGAGTGTTCGGCTAAAAACTGGATACGGTTGTGCATGGGGCCACGCCAGCCAAAGGCAAGCACGGCCTGTTGTTCTTCAGAAGTCGCACCCATGAGAAATGTACCCGCGGGAATGAGGAGCATGTCGGGAGGTGCTTCTTCTGCAAGAACATCATCGTTCTGGGCGACGAGCAGGAAGAGCAAGAATATGAATTGCAAGAGCAGCATATTTTCGCTTTGTATACGGGGGCCTCAGCTGAATCAAAACACCGGACCTTCGCCCACTTTGACACTTACTGTGAAATCCTCCCTGTCCCCCCTTTGCCAAAGGAGGGAACCTAGAGCCCCCTTTACCAAAGGGGGCAGCGCGACGCGCGGGGGATTTTCCAGTTGGGGTAGCGTGCGCATGGCGCACGCTACGGTCTCTCTGATGGAACCCCCAAAGTGTACCAATCTCGCGTGCTTTGATTTAGCTCACTCGCCCCGGATAATTCTCTTCAATTGCTTTCACCGTGCGGTACGCCACTTCTGTGTACGACACTGGAATCCCTAAGCGGGTGCCTTCTTTGTACACATAACCAACAGTCTCCTCGATCTCTGTTTGTTTGCCAGCAAGAACATCTTGTAACATCGAGGGAATGATGTGCGTTCGTCCGCTTGCTGTCACTTGTCGACCGACTTCGACCAGTTTCCGCACCGCATCGTCAAACGGCGCGTCACGCATCAGTTTCATATCGAATAAACTCCACGCGGGATGTTCAGATAATGCAACGCCTTTGGCACGGGCGACGGCTGCGACCTCGCGAAACATGTGGACTGATATGGCTGCGAGCTGAGGACTTGACCAAACTAAGTGGACTGGAAGACGTGTGATCGCAGTCAATGGAGCGAACGGGTTCTGGAATGCTTGTTTGGTCCACTCGACGGAAACGATATCCTTGGCAGCAGCGGCTTTGAGGCCGGAGCGAACAAAGGCATCGACAATGAACTTGACCCGCTCAGCTTGCTGAGTGCCGGGGTCACCAAAGAAGGTGACCCCATCCAACGTGTACTCAACCTCACCATCGCGTACGAGCGTGGCCCCGATCATGGTGGTAGAGCCGATCACTTTTTCTTGACCAAACACCCGTGCGATCTGCTCATTCTTCACCACGCCATTTTGTAGTGAGGCCACGCCACCAACACGCATATGCGTGACCCCAGCAAGTGAACGTTCCATATCTTTCGTCTTTACGAGAATAAGCAGGATGTCCGCTTCATAGAGAGTTGCTGCGTCTGTCAACGCTGGTACTTGGACCTGAAAATCGTCGAGTCCGCGCAGCTGAAGTCCAGAACGCTGTACGGCCGCGACATGACCCGGACGTGCGATCATGACCACGTCATATCCTGCTCGTGCCATATAGGCTGCAATGACTGACCCTACTCCCCCTGCGCCGAGAATAACCACCCGCATACGTTGTCCTCCTTGTGTGCGATGCGAATGGATTACTCTGTGTGCGACCGCGTTGTCAATGAAGTGAACCCTTAAAGGCATGACTCAAGAGTCCGATGACAACAGAATGAGAAACCCAGGATTACACATGTACAACAAACTCTTTGTTCTTAGTCTTTTCAGTTTTTTTGCTGTCTTCTTTGCTGAGAGGTGCCTGGCCGACACGACCGCGCCAACTTCGGCAGTCCGCAGTCTTGTTGGGCTCAAAGCTGTACGCGTTGTTGCGGAGGACCTCAGTCCAACAATGCAGAAGACCGGCCTACGTAAAGAGCAGCTTGAAGGAACGGCTACAGAGGCACTGCGGAAGAACGGATTCACAGTACTTGGTGGACACGAACCAGGGCGAGTGCCGATCGTCTATGTGCGGCTCAGCTCAGTCTTTGCCAATGATGACGGCACTGGGCCGATTAGTTTCTACATCACACTACAAGTGAAACAAGGAGCGAAACTGTTGACCGGTGGACAACCCGCCATTGCGCAGGAGAAAACTGAGATTGAAGAACGGCCGTTGCTGGTCGCTACGTGGGACGGTGGCATGATGGTCATGGTAGGGCGTGAAGAGTTGTTTTTCTATGTCAAACAGACCTTGTTGAATTTAGTCGGCGACCTCGCGCGCGATCATCAAGAGGCGAATGCAACACAGGTCAGTCGTTCGCAATAGAGGGCCGAGAGCTCATCCTTAACTCTCCGTTGCTGCAAGGACGTGGATTCTCGCTGGCGTGAAAATGACGAAAGATCGGTTCTTCCCGTCGAGCCTGTTGGGGGCAGGCATCCGGAGGCCGGATGGGGAGATCACGTGTGGCCTTTGTAGTCTTCAATATGCGGCAGCCGTACGCGATACACCTGCGTCAGGTGTACAAGCCAACCTTCACCTGATTTGAGCTGTGTAATATCTGTTCCGCTGACTTTCCGACCGACGGCTCGGCTGAGAGTCTCGGCTGCATGCTCAGACTCTGGCAAGAGCAGTACGGTATCATAGCGACCGAAAGTGAGAGCGGTAGGTGTCGTTAAGACCTCGACAATCGTGGCGTTGGCTTTGAGGAGAAACTGTATCGTCCGTTCCCAATCGAGAGACTCGGCAAGACAATCACACAGCAAGAGCGGAGGAAGGAGGGTGTGTTGAGAAAGGCTATTGCCCACGACACTCAACACGTCACGCGCTACTTCTTCGGGCACTTCACGAGAAACACGTACATAACGATAGTGCGTTTGCTGACGTAGGAGCAGGCGCAATTGCAATTCGACTTGTTGATGATGGCGGGCGTCGAGGCAGAGGACAATACCTTGCTGTCGAGTTTGACGATGAGCTAGCCCGACGACGAGAGTGCTCTTATCACTTGCTGAGCCACCGAGCACCGCGACGCGCCCGATCAGTTCAGGAAGAGGTAACGGAGATGGTGGTGGTGTCGATGTGGTGTTTGCTGCCATGAGGCATAAGAGACACGAGTTCTCTAAATCACTCCTTCAGCTTTCAATTCCGCTAACTGCCCAGGGCTCAATCCTAGCACCTCGCGGTAGATATCTTGGTTATGTTCGCCTAACAGCGGAGCAGGGCGCACTTCACGCGGTGAAGCCGAGAGTTGCACCGCGCAGCCAGGCATCGTCATCTCGCCACGGGTCGGATGAGTAATCGTCGTGATCATTCCGCGCGCTTTGAGATGCGGATCAGACATAACGTCACTGGAGTCGAACACTGCCCCACACGGAATATCTGCTTTCCCCAAGATTTCCATAACTTCAAACTTACCGTGCTGTTGTGTCCACTCACGGATGAGCGCATAGACCTCCTCTGCACGCGTATTGCGCTCAGGAATCTCTGTGTACCGCGGATCACCAATCAGATCGGCGCGGCCAATAACAGTCAGGAGGGTCTCCCACATCTCGCGAGAGGTAGCTAACAGATAGATATAATCGTTCAGCCCACCTGGATGGCACGGATACATTCCAGCTGGTACCAGTTGTGCAACGGTATTCCCGCGTCGTTGCACTGGTTGATGGGTGAGTTGATGGCCCATTAGCGCTACACGGGTGAAGTTGACCATGGCATCTTGCATCGACACTTCGACATGTTGCCCTTCGCCGGTTCGCTCGCGTTGCCACAGCGCCGCCAGTAATCCGACTGCGCAGTGTACCCCAGTTCCAGTATCACCAACTGTTGTGGCAGGACGGATTGGAGGTTCATCAGGAAAACCGTTTACACTAAAGGCACCACTTGTCGCCTGGGCGATAGGATCGAAACTCTTATATGCACTGTACGGACCGTAGGTGCCAAACCCTTTGACCGTGCCGTAGATGATACGAGGATTGGCTGCTTTGAGCACGTTGTAATCCAAGCCCAGTTCTTTCATCACGCCAGGAGCAAAATTTTCCATGACGATGTCGACGTGCTGAATCAGTTCGAGAAAAATGCGTTTACCCTTTTCGCTCTTGAGGTTTAGCGTGATGCTCCGTTTGTTGGCATTGAGAAGCAGGAAATAATAGGAGTCCCGCTGTGGGTCTTCACTCAGCAACGTACGGCCTTGATCTCCGCCTCTCGGCGATTCCAACTTAATGACGTTCGCTCCAAGAAACGCGAGCAACTCCGTACACGAGGGGCCAGCTTCAAATTGAGTGAGATCAAGAATGCGAATGTTATCGAGTGCCTGCATAGGTCCTCCTTTTTCGTGCGACGACGGAGGTCAGGAAAGAAATTCCCTGGCCTCCCGTGCGCACCTACGCACCAACATGATCGAAATAGCGAATCTTCGGCGGCGCCGCGAGGCTGGAGCCGAGGGCGGCCAATGCTCCTGTGTCTTCACGCCATTTCAGATATTTTTGATAGTGTTCGCGCGATTCCCAGCGCTCAACTAACATGAGATTCCCTTTGTCGTCTTGGTTGCTTGTGACCTCTACGCCTAAGCATCCAGCATACGTACGAGTATCGGGTAGGATGGACTTGAAACCTGCCTTGACCTGATCGACGGCTTCCGGTTTGACCTGCAGTTCTAATATCACCATAACACTCATAGCTCGTTCCTCCTTACTTCAGCAGACATGAATGAATGACACTCACATACCGCTCTGCGCAGCAGAATGGAAGCCCGAGGCACATATTACATTGCTGCTCGGCGTAGCGGGCGCTGTGCGCACAACGGCCCGACTGATCATCAGGCTCGTGTGTATGACGTGCGCGACAGACTCTTTGGGTACTGTCGCTCTTTCCCTGACGGCACCTTCTGCGATATGCAAAAGCACCGAGAAAGGGAGCATTGATGAAAATGAGCCTCGTTACTCCGATCCCGTGGACAACTGGCACGACCTACACGCAGGTGTATCGGGAAGCGATCGAGCAGGTCCGCTACGCTGAAGAGTTGGGGTTTGACTGTGTCTGGTTCACGGAGCATCACTTCGCTACCCACGGTATTAACCCGTCAGTCTTTTCCTTTATTGGCTATGTGGCTGGCGTTACCAAACGTATTCACTTGGGAACCGCCGTCGCGGTCGTGCCGCTGTACCATCCGCTACGGCTAGCTGAGGATGTGGCCACAGTCGATATTGTCAGCAACGGACGGTTAGAATTGGGAATCGGGAGTGGGTATCGTCAAGATGAGTTCAAAGGATTCAGGGTTGCACAGGAAGAAAGTCGGGCGATGTTACTTGAAGGAGTTGAAATTCTGCAGCGTGCTTGGACAGGAGGCCCCTTCGGTTATCACGGCAAATACCACATCGTGCCCGAGGGAACGGTCGTTCGTCCGACACCGCTGCAAAAACCTCATCCGCCCATATGGGTCGCTGGAGTCAGTCCACAAACGTTAGAATGGGTCGCACGGCAGGGCTACCGCTGGATGGGAGCGACGACGACTGCTTCCTTTGCGCAACTTGGCCGTTTGCGTACCCACTTCGATCAGGCTCTTCTCAAAGCTGGACGTACGCCCGCAGACGGCGAGTCCTATGTCCATTTTCCGATTTTCATCTCCGATAAACCGCAAGCTGACATTAAGCGCGAACTGGAACCTGCGTTGACCTGGCTGGCGAAGGCGGTGAGCACTGGCGGCACGATCTACCAGCAGCGCGCGTCTTCAACGCAAGGTCCGAGTATTCCACTGCAGCAGTTCAATTTTGATGCCTATCAGGAACATTCGGCGGTCGTTGGTGACGTCGATTTCTGCCTAGAGAAAATCACAGCGTGTTGGAAGCAATTACGCTTTGCCCATATGACGTGTGCGTTCGGTTTGGGACTTCCACATACAGCGACGATGAAGAACATGGAGAAATTTGCCCGCTATCTGATGCCGAGTTTGAGAAATCTTGAGACGAAGTTGCAGTAAGCCGCAGAGTTCTGTATAGCCCAAGGACGACAAGGTGTATTTTGGAGGGGACATGTCTATGCAAGGGCTAGAAGACGTAAAAGTCCTAGAACTGGGGAATATGGTGTCGGCAGCCTATGCAACCAAGATCATGGCTGATCTTGGTGCCGACGTGATCAAAGTCGAAGAACCCACCGGTGATCTGTCTCGACAACGCGGTCCTTTCCCGAAAGACGTGGTTGATCCTGAACAAAGTGGGCTATTTCTGCATATGAATACGAATAAGCGTGGGTGTTCATATGACCTCAGTCGAGAGAAAGACGCTCTGCAACGCCTTGTTGCCTGGGCGGACATTCTTGTCCACAACTATCCCCCTGCTCAGATGGCAGCTCTTGGTCTTGACTACAACACATTCCGTGAGATCAATCCGCGCTTGGTGATGTGTTCGATTACACCCTTTGGACTCAGTGGGCCGCATAAAGATTATACTGCCTATGAGCTGACAGTGACGCACGGTGGTGGGTGGGCATGGGTGAGTCCAGGCGGGTCATTGCGCCCAGATTTACCACCGCTAAAAGCTGCTGGACATCAAGCCGATTTTCAGGGTGGGGTTGCCGCAGCGACGGTGACACTTGCGGCATATTACCGGATGCTGCAAACCGGCCAAGGCGAACATATCGACTTTTCTACTACGGCCTACATTACCTCGTTTGTCGATGTGAGTGCGCCGAACTACACCTATCAAGAGCGGATTGCCTCGCGTTTGGGGAAACGGGTCTTGTCGCCGTGGGGAATCTTTCCGTGCAAGGACGGACTCATGTTTCTCATGGTCGGAGAAGAAGACCAATGGCAGCGGATTGTCGAGTTGATGGGGAAGCCGGAGTGGACGACTTGGGACATTTTCCAGGGATTGGCGAACCGGAATGCCAATGAAGACGTATTGAACCAATACCTCAGCGAATGGACGGCGGGCTGGAAGGTTGAGGAGTTGTTTCATGAGGCACAGGCCAAACGCATCTGTTTTGCGCCAGTCTTTTCGATGGCACAACTTGCCAGACAAGAGCACCTGCATTCGCGAAACTTCTTCGTCGATGTCACTCATAGTCGGGCGGGAAAACTGACACAGCTTGGGGCACCGTATAAATTGCATGAACCGTGGTGGAAAATCCGACGACCAGCACCACTCCTCGGGGAACATAACGAAGAAGTGTCACGCCCCACGTTTCAAGTGTCTCGCCCCCAATCCCCACCTTCCAACTCTGAACTCCGAACCCCTCAGCGTCCGCTAGAAGGCGTTCGCGTCGCTGATTTTTCCTGGGTATGGGCCGGTCCGTTCTGTGCGATGCAGCTCGCGCATCTTGGTGCAGAAGTGATCAAGATCGAGTCGCTTGCTCACGTCGACCTCGCCCGTCGTCTTGCCTATTATCCGAAAGGTATGGAACCAGGAGTGAATCGGTGCGCCCTGTTCAACCAGTGGGGCCAAGGAAAGAAAAGTCTGTCGCTGAATTTGAGTACGGAGAAAGGTCTCGACATCGTTAAAGAGTTGATCGCAAAAAGTGATGTTGTCCTGCAGAATTTTGCTACCGGTGTCATGGATGGGCTTGGATTAGGCTACGAAGAACTCAAGAAAATTAAGCCTGACATCATCATGGCGTCGATTTCTGGCTACGGGCAAACCGGACCGAATCGTAACTACATGGCGTATGGTCCGGCCATTCCACCAGTGGCGGGTTTATCATCGCTAACAGGGTATGCAGAAAACGAACCACCCCAGGAAGTCGGGATGGCGTATGGAGACCCAACGTCCGGTATTCATGCGGCGGTAGGCATCTGTGCGGCTCTCGCTGCCCGCAAGAGGACAGGGCAGGGACAACACATCGATGTTTCGCTATGGGAGTCGGTTGCGTCACTCATCCCCGAGGGGTGGATGGCGTACGCCATGAATGCTACGCAACCCCCACGACGAGGTAATCGCGATCCCTGGATGTCGCCGCATAACTGCTATCGCTGTGTAGGGGACGATGAATGGGTAACGATTGCGTGCGGAACAGAAAGTGAGTGGCACGCCCTTTGTCGGGCGATTGGACAACCGCAGCTTGCCAATGATGTCCGCTTTCATACCGCCGTGGCACGAAAAGCAAACGAAGACACGTTAGATCAAATCCTTGCCGGGTGGACGGCAACACGAGACAAGTGGGAAGTCACTCGGAGTTTGCAGTCCGTCGGCGTAGCGGCCTTTCCTTCGATGAACGGTAAGGATCTCGTAGAAGATGGCCATCTCAATGCGCGCGGATTTTTTACCCGCCTGAGACATTCAGAAGTTGGCGTGCGCACTC from Deltaproteobacteria bacterium includes:
- a CDS encoding 2-dehydropantoate 2-reductase, which produces MPLRVHFIDNAVAHRVIHSHRTQGGQRMRVVILGAGGVGSVIAAYMARAGYDVVMIARPGHVAAVQRSGLQLRGLDDFQVQVPALTDAATLYEADILLILVKTKDMERSLAGVTHMRVGGVASLQNGVVKNEQIARVFGQEKVIGSTTMIGATLVRDGEVEYTLDGVTFFGDPGTQQAERVKFIVDAFVRSGLKAAAAKDIVSVEWTKQAFQNPFAPLTAITRLPVHLVWSSPQLAAISVHMFREVAAVARAKGVALSEHPAWSLFDMKLMRDAPFDDAVRKLVEVGRQVTASGRTHIIPSMLQDVLAGKQTEIEETVGYVYKEGTRLGIPVSYTEVAYRTVKAIEENYPGRVS
- a CDS encoding sulfotransferase domain-containing protein, which translates into the protein MTCAKGRNVKCTNVLGSDLVPSPYFSGVYAVSTRLTRPTTLAEVRTRQTRMMTKEGMRYALAFQPQPTDVIITPYAKSGTTWVQQIVYGLRTRGDMDFDEITSVIPWIEMAHDLGMDLNQPQKGQPRAFKSHLSWDLVPKGARYIYVIRDPKDVVVSMYHFMAGWWFETGAIPLTTFAREQFLQPKSPMAYWAHVRSWWPHRHDPNVLFLCYEDMQADLSATVERIATFIGCPLDDDLRTIVIHQSSLPFMQANQRHFDDHLIRAKRDAICGLPPGGDSSKVRTGNVGDHARELPREESLEFDRVWREEIEATLGFPSYAAMRTALSDTRR
- a CDS encoding formylglycine-generating enzyme family protein; amino-acid sequence: MLLLQFIFLLFLLVAQNDDVLAEEAPPDMLLIPAGTFLMGATSEEQQAVLAFGWRGPMHNRIQFLAEHSGPRHTVDLDTFYIDKHEVTNQAYRAFVEATARRPPTFWNDPRQLTDSTQPVVGVSWYDAQAFCTWRGKRLPTEAEWEKAARGTDGRSYPWGNDWDATRLHTADTIAGKSLADFESWTRWQRTISAGLDAARPAAVGSYPLGASPYGVLDMAGNVWEWVADWYEPDYYASSPARNPTGPATGTTKVIRGGGWDVPQTVPTTWLREQFIPPTFAGSPVTGFRCAATTPPGWRTAQR
- a CDS encoding LLM class flavin-dependent oxidoreductase, translated to MKMSLVTPIPWTTGTTYTQVYREAIEQVRYAEELGFDCVWFTEHHFATHGINPSVFSFIGYVAGVTKRIHLGTAVAVVPLYHPLRLAEDVATVDIVSNGRLELGIGSGYRQDEFKGFRVAQEESRAMLLEGVEILQRAWTGGPFGYHGKYHIVPEGTVVRPTPLQKPHPPIWVAGVSPQTLEWVARQGYRWMGATTTASFAQLGRLRTHFDQALLKAGRTPADGESYVHFPIFISDKPQADIKRELEPALTWLAKAVSTGGTIYQQRASSTQGPSIPLQQFNFDAYQEHSAVVGDVDFCLEKITACWKQLRFAHMTCAFGLGLPHTATMKNMEKFARYLMPSLRNLETKLQ
- a CDS encoding cyclase family protein; the encoded protein is MAEHWREVAKRVRNWGKWGPNDQLGTLNYITPEVVTRAAKLVRKGRTIPLSIPIDAYGPQGAHGFRRNPIHIMSVDGGDENAARALEGWGGSTEAQIREFWKGPMRFNDDYIIMPLQGSTQWDALSHVYYDGQLYNGYPASAVNSFGATKDSIDQVAGQGLITTRGVLLDVAHHRRMKYLPGNTVISPEDLEEVAKAEGVTVDPGDVVVVRTGWRVNFLETRNGEEWAVNSPGLSWRCAEWLHNKQAAAVASDNIAVEVFRSELEDALVFHLLTIRDMGMMLGEIWDLEVLSHDCAQDGAYTFLLAAQPLRFSGAVGSPVNPVAIK
- a CDS encoding antibiotic biosynthesis monooxygenase, giving the protein MSVMVILELQVKPEAVDQVKAGFKSILPDTRTYAGCLGVEVTSNQDDKGNLMLVERWESREHYQKYLKWREDTGALAALGSSLAAPPKIRYFDHVGA
- a CDS encoding formyl-CoA transferase (catalyzes the formation of oxalyl-CoA from oxalate and Formyl-CoA) translates to MQALDNIRILDLTQFEAGPSCTELLAFLGANVIKLESPRGGDQGRTLLSEDPQRDSYYFLLLNANKRSITLNLKSEKGKRIFLELIQHVDIVMENFAPGVMKELGLDYNVLKAANPRIIYGTVKGFGTYGPYSAYKSFDPIAQATSGAFSVNGFPDEPPIRPATTVGDTGTGVHCAVGLLAALWQRERTGEGQHVEVSMQDAMVNFTRVALMGHQLTHQPVQRRGNTVAQLVPAGMYPCHPGGLNDYIYLLATSREMWETLLTVIGRADLIGDPRYTEIPERNTRAEEVYALIREWTQQHGKFEVMEILGKADIPCGAVFDSSDVMSDPHLKARGMITTITHPTRGEMTMPGCAVQLSASPREVRPAPLLGEHNQDIYREVLGLSPGQLAELKAEGVI
- a CDS encoding CoA transferase, which gives rise to MSMQGLEDVKVLELGNMVSAAYATKIMADLGADVIKVEEPTGDLSRQRGPFPKDVVDPEQSGLFLHMNTNKRGCSYDLSREKDALQRLVAWADILVHNYPPAQMAALGLDYNTFREINPRLVMCSITPFGLSGPHKDYTAYELTVTHGGGWAWVSPGGSLRPDLPPLKAAGHQADFQGGVAAATVTLAAYYRMLQTGQGEHIDFSTTAYITSFVDVSAPNYTYQERIASRLGKRVLSPWGIFPCKDGLMFLMVGEEDQWQRIVELMGKPEWTTWDIFQGLANRNANEDVLNQYLSEWTAGWKVEELFHEAQAKRICFAPVFSMAQLARQEHLHSRNFFVDVTHSRAGKLTQLGAPYKLHEPWWKIRRPAPLLGEHNEEVSRPTFQVSRPQSPPSNSELRTPQRPLEGVRVADFSWVWAGPFCAMQLAHLGAEVIKIESLAHVDLARRLAYYPKGMEPGVNRCALFNQWGQGKKSLSLNLSTEKGLDIVKELIAKSDVVLQNFATGVMDGLGLGYEELKKIKPDIIMASISGYGQTGPNRNYMAYGPAIPPVAGLSSLTGYAENEPPQEVGMAYGDPTSGIHAAVGICAALAARKRTGQGQHIDVSLWESVASLIPEGWMAYAMNATQPPRRGNRDPWMSPHNCYRCVGDDEWVTIACGTESEWHALCRAIGQPQLANDVRFHTAVARKANEDTLDQILAGWTATRDKWEVTRSLQSVGVAAFPSMNGKDLVEDGHLNARGFFTRLRHSEVGVRTHMGMPWLLTNAPNGVRSPAPVLGQDTDQVMGDILGYSMQQITKLKAEKVLY